The following are encoded in a window of Thunnus albacares chromosome 17, fThuAlb1.1, whole genome shotgun sequence genomic DNA:
- the grna gene encoding granulin a isoform X2, with amino-acid sequence MGNTAVLRGSSAVQTADPASKKEVATAVLCSDGVSECPDGTTCCETPEGKWGCCPMPEAVCCEDKLHCCPEGNTCDIEQSKCISSSTKKETPMWAKLPARIRADWENQKESEQVVAEAAHNESSEKVPEVTKANTLPPCEGEVSVSSVTEATGNDVPCDDTASCPDSTTCCKIKEGGWSCCPLPEATCCEDFIHCCPKGKKCNLAAQTCDDDSCSVPWFEKIPTIPIQVAQVGNVTCDSTFSCPDDTTCCKKTTGDWGCCPLPEAVCCEDHVHCCPSGTTCDLTAQTCVGSSGSTPMMQKIPAFAEVAPSTTTQSQETSMTQTTEEMEEETEPQETDEEEEKGRVQCDDNTSCPQGTTCCFMTSSKKWGCCPLPEAVCCADGDHCCPTHYKCNERTTSCVKEGVVIPWYTKLPATTSTQVDPSSVRCDDQNQCPEYTSCCRLSTGKWGCCPIENAVCCPDKKHCCPLGYSCNMAAQSCHKVIMLQLDTIPLTPVFLSSDAQLSPLRQSDVKCDDETSCADGETCCRTSATTWGCCPLPNAVCCSDMQHCCEAGYTCTDTGDCVQDARRNWYNWHVFLSNKKRGLNL; translated from the exons ATGGGAAACACTGCTGTCCTGAGGGGCTCCAGTGCAGTGCAGACAGCCGATCCTGCATCAAAAAA AGAAGTTGCGACTGCGGTTCTGTGCAGCGACGGAGTGTCAGAGTGTCCAGATGGAACCACCTGCTGCGAAACCCCCGAAGGAAAATGGGGATGCTGTCCCATGCCAGAG GCCGTGTGCTGCGAGGATAAGCTTCACTGCTGCCCTGAAGGGAATACATGCGATATCGAACAGTCCAAATGTATCTCCTCATCTACCAAGAAAGAGACGCCGATGTGGGCCAAACTGCCTGCTAGGATAAGAGCAGACTGGGAGAACCAGAAAG agaGTGAACAAGTCGTTGCAGAAGCAGCTCATAATGAGAGCTCAGAAAAAGTCCCCGAAGTCACCAAAGCGAATACGCTTCCTCCTTGTGAGGGGGAAGTTTCAGTGTCATCTGTCACTGAAGCTACAG GCAATGATGTCCCATGCGATGATACAGCTTCCTGCCCGGATAGCACAACATGCTGTAAAATCAAAGAGGGGGGCTGGTCTTGCTGTCCTCTACCAGAG GCCACTTGTTGTGAAGATTTTATACACTGCTGCCCAAAAGGTAAAAAATGTAACCTGGCTGCGCAGACCTGCGATGACGACTCATGCTCTGTGCCCTGGTTCGAGAAAATACCCACAATCCCCATACAGGTCGCACAGGTGGGGAACGTTACATGTGACTCCACCTTCAGTTGTCCTGATGACACCACCTGCTGCAAGAAGACAACAGGGGACTGGGGCTGCTGTCCTCTACCTGAG GCGGTCTGTTGCGAAGACCACGTGCACTGCTGCCCCTCTGGCACCACCTGTGACCTCACCGCCCAAACCTGCGTGGGCTCCTCAGGCTCAACACCCATGATGCAGAAGATACCTGCGTTCGCCGAAGTGGCGCCCAGCACTACAACTCAAAGTCAGGAGACAAGCATGACGCAAACTACGGAGGAGATGGAAGAGGAGACGGAACCACAGGAGAcggatgaggaagaagaaaagggcAGAGTCCAGTGTGACGACAACACCAGCTGTCCTCAGGGCACCACCTGCTGCTTCATGACCTCGTCCAAGAAGTGGGGCTGCTGCCCGCTGCCAGAG GCCGTGTGCTGTGCTGATGGAGACCACTGCTGTCCGACGCACTACAAGTGCAACGAACGCACCACCTCGTGCGTCAAAGAAGGAGTGGTGATCCCGTGGTACACCAAGCTCCCAGCGACCACCAGCACTCAGGTTGATCCCAGCTCGGTGCGCTGCGACGACCAGAATCAATGTCCTGAATACACCAGCTGCTGCCGGCTCTCCACGGGAAAGTGGGGCTGCTGCCCTATAGAGAAT GCTGTCTGCTGCCCGGATAAGAAGCACTGCTGCCCTCTGGGTTACTCCTGTAACATGGCCGCTCAGTCCTGCCATAAGGTCATCATGCTGCAGCTGGACACCATCCCACTAACACCAGTGTTCCTGTCCAGTGATGCCCAGCTCAGTCCTCTAAGGCAAAGTGACGTCAAGTGTGATGACGAGACCAGCTGCGCAGACGGGGAGACCTGCTGCAGGACGTCCGCTACTACATGGGGCTGCTGCCCCTTACCTAAC GCGGTGTGCTGTAGCGACATGCAGCACTGCTGTGAAGCCGGCTACACCTGCACTGACACCGGCGACTGCGTCCAGGACGCCCGGCGTAACTGGTACAACTGGCACGTGTTCCTAAGCAACAAAAAGAGAGGTTTAAATCTGTGA
- the grna gene encoding granulin a isoform X1: MQKWVVICWALLALAGADECPDAGRCEEGQTCCKHPANGYECCPFDQAECCEDHIHCCPESTVCDMSTSSCVNATVSVPWAERASADQPGLSKSFRMIRAYMGEGDDNICPDQSRCPPEFSCLRALTRFGCCPLAQGIPCSDGKHCCPEGLQCSADSRSCIKKEVATAVLCSDGVSECPDGTTCCETPEGKWGCCPMPEAVCCEDKLHCCPEGNTCDIEQSKCISSSTKKETPMWAKLPARIRADWENQKESEQVVAEAAHNESSEKVPEVTKANTLPPCEGEVSVSSVTEATGNDVPCDDTASCPDSTTCCKIKEGGWSCCPLPEATCCEDFIHCCPKGKKCNLAAQTCDDDSCSVPWFEKIPTIPIQVAQVGNVTCDSTFSCPDDTTCCKKTTGDWGCCPLPEAVCCEDHVHCCPSGTTCDLTAQTCVGSSGSTPMMQKIPAFAEVAPSTTTQSQETSMTQTTEEMEEETEPQETDEEEEKGRVQCDDNTSCPQGTTCCFMTSSKKWGCCPLPEAVCCADGDHCCPTHYKCNERTTSCVKEGVVIPWYTKLPATTSTQVDPSSVRCDDQNQCPEYTSCCRLSTGKWGCCPIENAVCCPDKKHCCPLGYSCNMAAQSCHKVIMLQLDTIPLTPVFLSSDAQLSPLRQSDVKCDDETSCADGETCCRTSATTWGCCPLPNAVCCSDMQHCCEAGYTCTDTGDCVQDARRNWYNWHVFLSNKKRGLNL, translated from the exons ATGCAGAAGTGGGTTGTGATCTGTTGGGCACTCTTGGCCCTAGCTGGTGCAGATGAGTGTCCAGATGCAGGGAGATGTGAGGAAGGTCAAACCTGCTGCAAACACCCGGCCAACGGCTACGAATGCTGCCCGTTTGATCAG GCTGAGTGCTGTGAGGATCACATACATTGCTGCCCTGAGAGCACAGTCTGCGACATGTCCACATCCAGCTGTGTGAACGCCACCGTGTCCGTCCCCTGGGCGGAAAGAGCTTCTGCTGATCAACCTGGACTCTCTAaa tcCTTCAGGATGATCAGGGCGTACATGGGAGAGGGAGATGACAACATCTGTCCCGATCAGTCACGGTGTCCTCCTGAGTTTTCCTGTTTGAGGGCCTTGACGAGGTTTGGCTGTTGTCCTCTTGCTCAG GGAATCCCCTGCTCTGATGGGAAACACTGCTGTCCTGAGGGGCTCCAGTGCAGTGCAGACAGCCGATCCTGCATCAAAAAAG AAGTTGCGACTGCGGTTCTGTGCAGCGACGGAGTGTCAGAGTGTCCAGATGGAACCACCTGCTGCGAAACCCCCGAAGGAAAATGGGGATGCTGTCCCATGCCAGAG GCCGTGTGCTGCGAGGATAAGCTTCACTGCTGCCCTGAAGGGAATACATGCGATATCGAACAGTCCAAATGTATCTCCTCATCTACCAAGAAAGAGACGCCGATGTGGGCCAAACTGCCTGCTAGGATAAGAGCAGACTGGGAGAACCAGAAAG agaGTGAACAAGTCGTTGCAGAAGCAGCTCATAATGAGAGCTCAGAAAAAGTCCCCGAAGTCACCAAAGCGAATACGCTTCCTCCTTGTGAGGGGGAAGTTTCAGTGTCATCTGTCACTGAAGCTACAG GCAATGATGTCCCATGCGATGATACAGCTTCCTGCCCGGATAGCACAACATGCTGTAAAATCAAAGAGGGGGGCTGGTCTTGCTGTCCTCTACCAGAG GCCACTTGTTGTGAAGATTTTATACACTGCTGCCCAAAAGGTAAAAAATGTAACCTGGCTGCGCAGACCTGCGATGACGACTCATGCTCTGTGCCCTGGTTCGAGAAAATACCCACAATCCCCATACAGGTCGCACAGGTGGGGAACGTTACATGTGACTCCACCTTCAGTTGTCCTGATGACACCACCTGCTGCAAGAAGACAACAGGGGACTGGGGCTGCTGTCCTCTACCTGAG GCGGTCTGTTGCGAAGACCACGTGCACTGCTGCCCCTCTGGCACCACCTGTGACCTCACCGCCCAAACCTGCGTGGGCTCCTCAGGCTCAACACCCATGATGCAGAAGATACCTGCGTTCGCCGAAGTGGCGCCCAGCACTACAACTCAAAGTCAGGAGACAAGCATGACGCAAACTACGGAGGAGATGGAAGAGGAGACGGAACCACAGGAGAcggatgaggaagaagaaaagggcAGAGTCCAGTGTGACGACAACACCAGCTGTCCTCAGGGCACCACCTGCTGCTTCATGACCTCGTCCAAGAAGTGGGGCTGCTGCCCGCTGCCAGAG GCCGTGTGCTGTGCTGATGGAGACCACTGCTGTCCGACGCACTACAAGTGCAACGAACGCACCACCTCGTGCGTCAAAGAAGGAGTGGTGATCCCGTGGTACACCAAGCTCCCAGCGACCACCAGCACTCAGGTTGATCCCAGCTCGGTGCGCTGCGACGACCAGAATCAATGTCCTGAATACACCAGCTGCTGCCGGCTCTCCACGGGAAAGTGGGGCTGCTGCCCTATAGAGAAT GCTGTCTGCTGCCCGGATAAGAAGCACTGCTGCCCTCTGGGTTACTCCTGTAACATGGCCGCTCAGTCCTGCCATAAGGTCATCATGCTGCAGCTGGACACCATCCCACTAACACCAGTGTTCCTGTCCAGTGATGCCCAGCTCAGTCCTCTAAGGCAAAGTGACGTCAAGTGTGATGACGAGACCAGCTGCGCAGACGGGGAGACCTGCTGCAGGACGTCCGCTACTACATGGGGCTGCTGCCCCTTACCTAAC GCGGTGTGCTGTAGCGACATGCAGCACTGCTGTGAAGCCGGCTACACCTGCACTGACACCGGCGACTGCGTCCAGGACGCCCGGCGTAACTGGTACAACTGGCACGTGTTCCTAAGCAACAAAAAGAGAGGTTTAAATCTGTGA
- the slc25a39 gene encoding solute carrier family 25 member 39 isoform X2 has translation MMGEQAVSGAVAAISPVQQMLASGTGALLTSIFVTPLDVVKIRLQAQQTPFHQGKCFLYCNGLMDHIYVCQNGTSCTSWYKTPTHFSGTLDAFVKITRHEGLRSLWSGLPPTLVMAVPATVIYFTCYDQLRDFLRCGLGFQGIHIPLVAGGLARLGAVTVISPLELVRTKMQSRRLSYSELAVCIRSAVAQDGLLSLWRGWGPTVLRDVPFSALYWFNYELVKAQLCEQARRPQANFSISFTAGAISGAIAAILTLPFDVVKTRRQIQLGEMDTLGVPLKRTTSTWHIMKEIRTELGYRGLFAGFMPRVIKVAPACAVMISTYEFGKTFFQKMNLDRERLAS, from the exons ATGATGGGGGAGCAGGCCGTTAGCGGCGCTGTGGCTGCAATCTCTCCAGTGCAGCAGATGCTGGCCTCTGGCACTGGAGCCCTCCTCACATCTATTTTTG tcaCACCGCTGGATGTTGTGAAGATCAGGCTGCAGGCTCAGCAGACGCCGTTCCACCAAG GGAAGTGTTTCCTGTATTGTAATGGGCTGATGGATCACATCTACGTGTGTCAGAATGGAACCAGCTGCACCAGCTGGTACAAAACACCGACACATTTCAGCGGGACTCTG GATGCTTTTGTGAAAATCACTCGTCATGAAGGGCTCAGGTCTTTGTGGAGTGGGCTCCCACCGACACT gGTTATGGCGGTACCTGCCACTGTCATCTACTTCACCTGCTACGACCAGCTGCGGGACTTCCTAAGATGTGGTCTGGGTTTCCAGGGCATCCATATACCCCTTGTTGCCGGGGGTCTTGCCAGAC tgggGGCTGTGACAGTGATCAGCCCTCTGGAGCTGGTGAGGACGAAGATGCAGTCGCGTCGGCTGTCCTACAGTGAGCTGGCGGTGTGTATCCGCTCTGCTGTGGCCCAGGACGGCCTGCTGTCACTGTGGAGGGGCTGGGGACCCACCGTTCTCAGAGACGTTCCCTTCTCTG cCCTGTACTGGTTTAACTATGAACTGGTGAAGGCTCAGCTCTGTGAACAAGCCCGAAGGCCTCAAGCCAACTTCTCCATCAGCTTTACAGCAGGCGCCATCTCTGGAGCT ATCGCTGCAATCCTGACGCTGCCTTTTGACGTGGTGAAGACTCGCAGGCAGATTCAACTGGGAGAGATGGATACTCTAGGAG TTCCCTTAAAGAGAACCACATCCACATGGCACATAATGAAAGAAATTCGGACTGAACTGGGCTACAGGGGCCTTTTTGCAG GTTTCATGCCCAGGGTGATCAAAGTGGCCCCAGCCTGTGCTGTTATGATCAGCACCTATGAGTTTGGAAAGACCTTCTTCCAGAAGATGAACCTTGATCGAGAGCGACTGGCATCTTGA
- the slc25a39 gene encoding solute carrier family 25 member 39 isoform X1, producing the protein MMGEQAVSGAVAAISPVQQMLASGTGALLTSIFVTPLDVVKIRLQAQQTPFHQALAPESAPWGGVIRPSKWKCFLYCNGLMDHIYVCQNGTSCTSWYKTPTHFSGTLDAFVKITRHEGLRSLWSGLPPTLVMAVPATVIYFTCYDQLRDFLRCGLGFQGIHIPLVAGGLARLGAVTVISPLELVRTKMQSRRLSYSELAVCIRSAVAQDGLLSLWRGWGPTVLRDVPFSALYWFNYELVKAQLCEQARRPQANFSISFTAGAISGAIAAILTLPFDVVKTRRQIQLGEMDTLGVPLKRTTSTWHIMKEIRTELGYRGLFAGFMPRVIKVAPACAVMISTYEFGKTFFQKMNLDRERLAS; encoded by the exons ATGATGGGGGAGCAGGCCGTTAGCGGCGCTGTGGCTGCAATCTCTCCAGTGCAGCAGATGCTGGCCTCTGGCACTGGAGCCCTCCTCACATCTATTTTTG tcaCACCGCTGGATGTTGTGAAGATCAGGCTGCAGGCTCAGCAGACGCCGTTCCACCAAG CTTTAGCTCCTGAATCTGCTCCATGGGGTGGTGTCATCCGCCCTTCCAAGT GGAAGTGTTTCCTGTATTGTAATGGGCTGATGGATCACATCTACGTGTGTCAGAATGGAACCAGCTGCACCAGCTGGTACAAAACACCGACACATTTCAGCGGGACTCTG GATGCTTTTGTGAAAATCACTCGTCATGAAGGGCTCAGGTCTTTGTGGAGTGGGCTCCCACCGACACT gGTTATGGCGGTACCTGCCACTGTCATCTACTTCACCTGCTACGACCAGCTGCGGGACTTCCTAAGATGTGGTCTGGGTTTCCAGGGCATCCATATACCCCTTGTTGCCGGGGGTCTTGCCAGAC tgggGGCTGTGACAGTGATCAGCCCTCTGGAGCTGGTGAGGACGAAGATGCAGTCGCGTCGGCTGTCCTACAGTGAGCTGGCGGTGTGTATCCGCTCTGCTGTGGCCCAGGACGGCCTGCTGTCACTGTGGAGGGGCTGGGGACCCACCGTTCTCAGAGACGTTCCCTTCTCTG cCCTGTACTGGTTTAACTATGAACTGGTGAAGGCTCAGCTCTGTGAACAAGCCCGAAGGCCTCAAGCCAACTTCTCCATCAGCTTTACAGCAGGCGCCATCTCTGGAGCT ATCGCTGCAATCCTGACGCTGCCTTTTGACGTGGTGAAGACTCGCAGGCAGATTCAACTGGGAGAGATGGATACTCTAGGAG TTCCCTTAAAGAGAACCACATCCACATGGCACATAATGAAAGAAATTCGGACTGAACTGGGCTACAGGGGCCTTTTTGCAG GTTTCATGCCCAGGGTGATCAAAGTGGCCCCAGCCTGTGCTGTTATGATCAGCACCTATGAGTTTGGAAAGACCTTCTTCCAGAAGATGAACCTTGATCGAGAGCGACTGGCATCTTGA
- the rpl3 gene encoding 60S ribosomal protein L3: MSHRKFSAPRHGSLGFLPRKRSRRHRGKAKSFPKDDPSKPVHLTAFLGYKAGMTHIVREVDRPGSKVNKKEVVEAVTIVETPPMIVVGVVGYVNTPRGLRSFKTIFAEHVSDECKRRFYKNWYKSKKKAFTKYCKKWQDDEGKKQLEKDFAAMKKYCQVVRIIAHTQMRLLPLRQKKSHLMEVQLNGGSISDKVDWAREKLEQAVPVNTVFTQDEMIDVIGITKGHGYKGVTSRWHTKKLPRKTHRGLRKVACIGAWHPARVAFSVARAGQKGYHHRTEINKKIYKIGQGYHTKDGKLVKNNAATEYDLSNKSINPLGGFVHYGEVTNDFVMVKGCVVGTKKRVLTLRKSLLVQSSRRALEKIDLKFIDTTSKFGHGRFQTVEEKKAFMGPLKKDRISKEETA; encoded by the exons ATG TCCCACCGTAAGTTTTCGGCTCCGCGCCACGGATCGCTGGGCTTCCTGCCCCGCAAGAGGAGTCGTCGCCATCGCGGTAAGGCCAAGAGCTTCCCCAAGGATGACCCCAGCAAACCCGTGCACCTGACCGCCTTCCTGGGCTACAAGGCCGGCATGACACACATTGTCCGTGAGGTCGACAGACCTGGCTCAA AGGTGAACAAGAAGGAAGTGGTGGAGGCTGTGACCATTGTGGAGACACCCCCCATGATTGTGGTTGGCGTTGTGGGTTACGTCAACACCCCCCGCGGCCTGCGTTCCTTCAAGACCATCTTCGCCGAGCACGTCAGTGATGAGTGCAAGCGTCGCTTCTACAAGAACTG GTACAAGTCCAAGAAGAAGGCCTTCACTAAATACTGCAAGAAATGGCAGGATGACGAGGGCAAGAAGCAGCTGGAGAAGGACTTTGCCGCCATGAAGAAGTACTGCCAGGTCGTCCGCATCATTGCCCACACACAG ATGCGTCTGCTGCCCCTGAGGCAGAAGAAGTCTCACCTCATGGAGGTGCAGCTGAACGGAGGCAGCATCTCCGACAAGGTCGACTGGGCCCgtgagaagctggagcaggccGTTCCCGTCAACACAGTCTTCACCCAGGACGAGATGATCGACGTCATCGGTATCACCAAGGGTCACGGATACAAGG GTGTCACCAGCCGTTGGCACACAAAGAAGCTTCCCCGCAAGACCCATCGTGGTCTGCGTAAGGTGGCCTGTATCGGTGCCTGGCATCCTGCCCGTGTGGCTTTCTCTGTGGCCCGTGCTGGTCAGAAGGGTTACCACCACCGCACAGAGATCAACAAGAAG ATCTACAAGATCGGCCAGGGCTACCACACCAAGGATGGAAAGCTGGTGAAGAACAACGCCGCCACCGAGTACGATCTGTCCAACAAGAGCATCAACCCCCTG ggtGGATTTGTCCACTATGGAGAGGTGACCAATGACTTTGTCATGGTGAAGGGCTGTGTGGTTGGAACCAAGAAGAGGGTGCTGACTCTGCGCAAG TCTCTGCTGGTGCAGAGCAGCCGTCGTGCCTTGGAGAAGATCGACCTCAAGTTCATCGACACCACCTCCAAGTTCGGTCACGGCCGTTTCCAGACTGTGGAGGAAAAGAAGGCATTCATG GGACCACTCAAGAAGGACCGCATTTCCAAGGAGGAAACTGCTTAA